In one Leishmania major strain Friedlin complete genome, chromosome 13 genomic region, the following are encoded:
- a CDS encoding putative phosphoprotein phosphatase: MAERSSTLVINEAKTKNRLSDSLRSPTDRTREHLISHRNFSSVLESAADCTSASSTPDLQEEEDVQHKRALDLFSATPHSGEFSPLIEWLLRRGERGDVGAPTASQKDGDEYTQASFFNEDYIMNLCAAATAVLGKEPALLDLEVVAHDTLVVVGDIHGQFQDLYTSVLCQQYDRRRCNPEGRDCRFLFMGDYVDRGPHSLEVVLLLLALKVEYPTLVYLTRGNHEEEKTSRVYGFLTEATSSLGAAAGTAVWSAVNKVFLDLPLAAIVQTLYMRFFVTHGGLSPGLQNVEVICALERHNYSCGNITAAEDDLIAGLLWSDPTNEVAMYKRNPRGCGFLFGPSASNRFCADNNFDFICRAHQVAMEGYMWTHNDRVLTVFSAPNYCGVNRNKGAVLLIKGYSRRPIVQQYDSAEKSEAAPARKTDFAFADMFA; this comes from the coding sequence ATGGCCGAACGCTCGTCTACGCTCGTCATCAACGAAGCCAAGACCAAAAACCGCCTGTCCGACTCTCTGCGCAGTCCAACAGACCGAACCCGTGAGCACCTGATCTCTCACAGAAACTTCTCGTCGGTGTTGGAGTCGGCGGCAGACTGCACTAGCGCGTCAAGCACGCCGGACCTCCAAGAGGAAGAAGATGTACAGCACAAGCGGGCGCTTGACCTCTTCAGCGCGACGCCACACAGCGGAGAGTTCTCGCCGCTGATCgagtggctgctgcgccgtggcgAGCGCGGTGACGTCGGTGCCCCGACGGCATCGCAGAAGGACGGCGACGAGTACACGCAGGCGAGCTTCTTCAACGAGGACTACATCATGAATttgtgcgctgcggcgacggcggtgctggggAAGgagccagcgctgctggatCTAGAGGTGGTAGCGCACGAcacgctggtggtggtgggcgacATCCACGGCCAGTTCCAGGACCTCTACACGAGCGTGCTCTGCCAGCAGTACGACCGGCGCCGTTGCAACCCCGAGGGACGCGACTGCCGCTTCCTGTTCATGGGTGACTACGTGGACCGTGGCCCGCACAGcctggaggtggtgctgctgctgctggcactGAAGGTGGAATATCCGACGCTAGTGTACCTGACGCGTGGCAaccacgaggaggagaagacgtCGCGCGTGTACGGCTTCTTGACGGAGGCGACGTCGTCgctcggcgccgcggccgggACGGCGGTGTGGAGTGCCGTGAACAAGGTGTTCCTCGACCTGCCGCTGGCTGCAATTGTGCAGACACTGTACATGCGCTTCTTTGTGACCCACGGCGGCCTCTCGCCGGGCTTGCAAAATGTGGAGGTTATCTGCGCCCTGGAGCGGCACAATTACAGCTGCGGCAACATCACAGCAGCGGAGGATGACCTTATCGCGGGGCTTCTGTGGTCGGACCCAACGAACGAGGTGGCCATGTACAAGCGGAACcctcgcggctgcggctTCTTGTTTGGTCCATCAGCCTCGAACCGATTCTGCGCCGACAACAACTTTGATTTCATCTGCCGCGCGCACCAGGTAGCGATGGAGGGTTACATGTGGACGCACAACGACCGTGTCTTGACAGTCTTTTCCGCACCGAATTACTGCGGTGTCAACAGGAACAAGGGAGCCGTGCTTCTTATAAAGGGGTACTCCCGGCGGCCCATTGTGCAGCAGTACGACAGCGCAGAAAAGAGCGAGGCCGCGCCAGCCCGCAAGACGGACTTTGCGTTTGCTGACATGTTCGCATGA